Proteins from a single region of Hermetia illucens chromosome 3, iHerIll2.2.curated.20191125, whole genome shotgun sequence:
- the LOC119651461 gene encoding SAGA-associated factor 11 homolog, which produces MTESISRTEPSSRHHFEYTSEQELLSEFCKHMSDPKNVDIAANYLYQSLLDESILGVVFEVHHLIKSGMLDALEGEPEDSKEFAIVDLPDLDVFGSTVGKKAIDCTCPNCDRLVSTSRFAPHLEKCMGMGRNSSRIASRRIASSREGSSSFFGSNVSDDEEADADWSGEKRRKKIQQTRPNGSKKNGKS; this is translated from the exons ATGACTGAATCAATTTCCCGAACTGAACCGTCATCACGGCATCATTTTGAGTATACCAGCGAGCAGGAACTATTGTCCGAATTCTGCAAACATATGAGTGACCCGAAGAACGTGGACATAGCGGCGAACTACTTATATCAATCGTTACTCGATGAATCAATTTTAGGAGTAGTGTTCGAAGTGCACCATTTGATAAAATCCGGAATGTTAGACGCACTTGAAGGTGAGCCCGAAGATAGCAAAGAGTTTGCCATTGTTGACCTGCCAGACCTCGATGTCTTCGGTTCGACCGTGGGGAAGAAGGCAATAGATTGTACCTGCCCTAATTGTGATAGATTAGTTTCCACATCGAGGTTTGCTCCCCATTTGGAGAAGTGTATGG GAATGGGTCGGAATTCGTCTCGCATCGCAAGTAGACGAATCGCCAGCTCCCGTGAAGGAAGCAGCAGTTTTTTCGGAAGTAATGTTAGCGACGACGAAGAAGCTGATGCTGATTGGTCAGGTGAGAAGCGACGAAAGAAGATCCAgcagaccagaccaaatggcagTAAGAAAAACGGGAAATCCTGA